A region of Elusimicrobiota bacterium DNA encodes the following proteins:
- the ruvB gene encoding Holliday junction branch migration DNA helicase RuvB: MPEDETLDVTLRPQNLDEFVGQDKLKKNLKVFIQAAQKRKEPLDHCLFSAPPGLGKTTLAHIIAKELNVGLRQTSGPVLERVGDLAALLTSLKEGDIFFIDEIHRLNHSVEEALYPAMEDFSLDIIIGQGPSAKTIKLPLPRFTLVGATTRAGLLTGPLRERFGIIANLDFYNETDLAAIVIRSSRLLNAPIEPEAAREIAHRSRGTPRIANRLLRRVRDFADVETGGRVTHAVARRGLEALEVDVAGLDHIDRKILTALITKFGGGPVGADTVAVAVSEQRDTLEDVYEPYLIQAGFLARTPRGRVVTPLAYQHLGLPLPAAPNQANLFGP; this comes from the coding sequence CTGCCCGAGGACGAAACCCTCGACGTCACGCTCCGTCCCCAAAACCTGGACGAATTCGTCGGACAGGACAAACTGAAGAAGAACCTCAAGGTGTTCATCCAGGCGGCGCAAAAACGGAAGGAGCCCCTGGACCATTGCCTTTTCTCTGCCCCGCCGGGGCTCGGCAAAACGACGCTGGCCCATATCATCGCCAAGGAACTGAACGTCGGCCTTCGCCAGACGTCGGGCCCGGTCTTGGAACGGGTGGGCGACTTGGCGGCCCTCCTCACCAGCTTAAAAGAGGGGGACATCTTTTTTATCGATGAAATCCATCGCTTGAACCACTCCGTGGAGGAAGCCCTCTACCCGGCCATGGAAGACTTTTCCCTGGACATCATCATCGGCCAAGGGCCCTCGGCCAAAACCATCAAATTGCCTCTGCCGCGATTTACCCTGGTCGGCGCCACCACCCGCGCCGGCCTCTTGACCGGCCCGCTCCGGGAGCGGTTCGGCATCATCGCGAACCTGGATTTCTATAACGAAACCGACCTGGCCGCCATCGTCATCCGGTCCAGCCGTCTTTTGAACGCCCCCATAGAGCCTGAGGCCGCCCGGGAAATTGCCCACCGCTCCCGGGGCACGCCCCGGATCGCCAACCGCCTTCTCCGCCGGGTGCGCGATTTCGCCGACGTCGAAACCGGCGGCCGGGTCACCCACGCCGTGGCTCGCCGGGGCCTGGAGGCGCTGGAAGTGGACGTGGCCGGGTTGGACCACATCGATCGAAAAATATTGACCGCGCTCATCACCAAGTTCGGCGGCGGCCCCGTGGGCGCCGACACGGTGGCCGTGGCGGTGAGCGAACAGAGGGACACCCTGGAGGACGTTTACGAACCCTATTTGATCCAAGCCGGTTTCCTGGCCCGGACGCCCCGCGGGCGGGTGGTGACCCCGCTCGCCTACCAACACCTCGGCCTGCCCCTTCCCGCCGCCCCCAACCAAGCGAACCTCTTCGGGCCATGA
- a CDS encoding alpha/beta hydrolase codes for MPVSQRCLPAGAEDRLGWLPDLVAPYGTLGAVWLSKNPKAPLVIHVQDAHQSLDAQRSQAGLLEALGARGLRLVGLEGASGGFGLDPYRSFVNRDVRRGAADLLLRLGYIGGAEFVGFSAETPPLLWGVETPGLYRQNLLAFGDSEKKRSRLLGGLADLRTLSEEAAVRLYSLELKEFDARSTAYIAGRETLAAHVRYLWESFPVSAGPYPNLSLLHQALDAEGKIDFKAVESERRDLMEILVRRLSPADLKKVLDQSVHYRLGRLSQADYHEFLGSLAERNGIRLHGFTHVNGYLSYLGLAEKIDRGSLLTEIDSLERAVESRLARTPEEKSLTKTRRALALLDKLARHAMTPEDWRAYPAVKNALPSLPRILGGLSRRPAPPDDEVLTPAFLQPFEDFSSRAIQRNDSLVENLLDKMRLKKAPMAVLVAGGFHTEGLASRLKKADVSYAVVTPRLADFSQDSRPLPLLVRDPLPLEKLLAGDVITLQSPRLSAESIPVVPDPMVQRVRFEKAAMDGVFTLACSSLGFLIDGKVPETPPGLSIAATTAGETRAGGLVSHLTVRLRSSFGKGKEHTLSVAVAFKTHIAKDSALFQSAGFPGDPLSEQTLSTPRGDAVFRVYPAKEESPSWFNNGASAAGMWGAQLQRLFLRPIGSSEDAGAEAGAPDVSKGALAQEGIGRNTRWGWLHSTWTPLLVVGIGAVFGIHWVSMAAMLILSLAARLALPVPPRSTGKNLGSLATLAVMAGGAVAWAAGYHFSDLGAWGWAVFGMVHPGTFWAEVQTWPEWKTKTVVLPNGHEVLVAINPNGKNRPMVWVPGGGADPSLGRQRALFANYRALIVPKRGPLPAPDTLVSETAADLIQVMKGLKNAAGRSLVERGFHAVGHSLGALTLFHLVSEEDPWVRQRLLSVTLLNPAVPHLVRYERILLGIKGARAMVGWAARALHSASRFVSGPPRADRDVDRLASSLDQAALPFLSGMWEVLMGRPLLPRSQFRDLAHIENEALAVGRFLRDRFPGIEEKVITRLKGLPLLLVYSPQDFLSAGIVGLAESITGDNRSIVVLVKAAGKVNPLTMHSLHGSEEYASDVNQAILDFTRKVETPPATAQIGRRTLIQIVRKRFAGVWVLTMGDLQGNELGQVFPYLHSRTVGDSISALAGWKRGTSSGFSLFEQVFGDYLKAHAAEIPEVLLFSERIFDFRGGAGANFIAVHEDLASSPTSDPLTADLAVFHEFGEHLVAAKKMQFRYDPRSRSLRVILGAKIHSLQLINDRAAVYAARAQAAGGEGKAHDFLRALQIEWFGTIDANLTRTIRESIRQSRLAAVAPANVLKRDAALAEAWEALPSPFSSGFLSGVRLILDRASGPPPRSIQRTSM; via the coding sequence ATGCCTGTTTCCCAACGGTGCCTTCCGGCCGGGGCCGAAGATCGTTTAGGGTGGCTTCCCGACCTGGTGGCGCCCTATGGAACTCTCGGGGCGGTCTGGTTGTCCAAAAATCCCAAAGCTCCCTTGGTGATCCATGTGCAAGACGCCCACCAAAGCCTGGACGCCCAACGGAGCCAAGCCGGTTTGCTGGAAGCGCTGGGGGCCCGGGGCCTTCGGTTGGTGGGGCTGGAGGGGGCCTCCGGGGGCTTTGGCCTGGATCCGTATCGCTCTTTTGTGAACCGCGACGTCCGTCGGGGCGCGGCGGACCTCCTCCTTCGCCTGGGGTATATCGGAGGAGCGGAGTTCGTGGGATTCTCCGCGGAAACGCCGCCCCTCCTGTGGGGCGTGGAAACCCCGGGACTTTACCGCCAAAATCTTTTGGCCTTCGGCGATTCGGAAAAAAAGCGATCCAGGCTCTTGGGCGGTTTGGCCGATCTCCGAACCCTTTCCGAAGAGGCCGCCGTCCGATTGTATTCCCTGGAATTAAAAGAGTTCGACGCTCGTTCCACCGCTTATATCGCGGGCCGGGAGACCCTGGCGGCCCACGTTCGTTACCTATGGGAATCCTTCCCGGTTTCGGCGGGGCCGTACCCGAACCTTTCGCTTCTTCATCAGGCCCTCGACGCCGAAGGAAAAATAGATTTCAAAGCCGTCGAGAGCGAACGACGGGATCTGATGGAAATCCTGGTTCGGCGTTTGTCTCCGGCCGACCTGAAGAAGGTATTGGATCAAAGCGTCCATTATCGCCTCGGCCGACTCTCCCAGGCCGACTATCACGAGTTCCTGGGTTCCTTGGCGGAACGGAACGGAATCCGTCTCCATGGTTTCACGCATGTGAACGGCTACCTGTCTTATCTGGGCTTGGCCGAAAAGATCGACCGGGGTTCCCTCCTGACCGAAATTGATTCTCTGGAGCGTGCCGTTGAAAGCCGCCTGGCCCGGACGCCCGAGGAAAAATCTTTGACCAAAACCCGCCGCGCCCTGGCCCTCCTGGATAAATTAGCTCGGCATGCCATGACCCCCGAAGACTGGCGCGCCTATCCCGCGGTGAAAAACGCTCTCCCCTCCCTCCCCCGGATCTTGGGGGGGCTGAGCCGTCGCCCCGCGCCTCCCGACGACGAGGTTTTGACCCCCGCGTTCCTCCAGCCCTTTGAAGATTTTTCCTCCCGCGCCATCCAACGAAATGATTCCCTGGTGGAAAACCTGCTGGACAAAATGCGCCTTAAAAAAGCGCCCATGGCCGTCCTGGTGGCCGGCGGGTTCCATACGGAAGGCCTCGCCTCACGGCTAAAAAAAGCGGACGTCTCCTACGCGGTCGTTACCCCGCGGCTGGCCGACTTTTCCCAGGACAGCCGGCCCCTTCCGCTCCTGGTCCGGGACCCGCTCCCCCTGGAAAAACTATTGGCGGGGGACGTGATCACCCTCCAATCTCCCCGGCTCTCCGCCGAATCCATTCCCGTCGTCCCGGACCCCATGGTCCAACGCGTGCGCTTCGAAAAGGCCGCCATGGACGGGGTGTTCACCCTCGCGTGTTCCTCGCTTGGGTTTTTAATAGACGGGAAAGTCCCTGAAACGCCTCCGGGCCTCAGCATCGCCGCCACCACCGCGGGGGAAACCCGGGCGGGAGGCTTGGTCTCCCATTTGACCGTTCGTCTGCGGTCTTCTTTCGGAAAGGGAAAGGAACACACTCTCTCGGTGGCCGTTGCTTTCAAAACACACATCGCCAAGGACTCGGCGCTTTTTCAATCGGCGGGGTTCCCGGGCGACCCCCTGTCGGAACAAACCCTGTCCACCCCCCGAGGCGACGCGGTGTTCCGGGTCTATCCGGCCAAGGAGGAATCTCCTTCCTGGTTCAACAACGGAGCATCGGCCGCGGGGATGTGGGGCGCCCAACTCCAACGACTTTTCCTCCGGCCGATCGGGTCATCGGAGGACGCAGGCGCGGAGGCGGGGGCGCCCGATGTTTCGAAGGGCGCCCTGGCCCAGGAAGGCATCGGGCGTAACACTCGCTGGGGCTGGCTCCATTCCACCTGGACTCCTCTGTTGGTGGTGGGAATCGGAGCGGTTTTCGGCATTCACTGGGTTTCTATGGCGGCGATGTTGATCCTTTCCCTGGCGGCTCGCCTCGCGCTCCCGGTCCCGCCTCGATCCACGGGAAAAAACTTGGGGTCCTTGGCGACCCTGGCCGTGATGGCCGGCGGAGCGGTGGCCTGGGCGGCGGGTTACCATTTTTCGGATCTGGGGGCCTGGGGGTGGGCGGTCTTCGGCATGGTTCACCCCGGCACTTTCTGGGCCGAGGTCCAAACCTGGCCGGAGTGGAAAACCAAAACGGTCGTCCTCCCAAACGGCCATGAGGTTTTGGTGGCGATCAATCCCAATGGAAAAAACAGACCCATGGTTTGGGTTCCCGGCGGCGGAGCCGACCCCTCTTTGGGCCGCCAGCGCGCCTTGTTCGCAAATTACCGGGCCCTCATCGTCCCCAAGCGCGGGCCCCTCCCGGCCCCGGACACGCTGGTCTCCGAGACCGCGGCGGATTTAATTCAGGTCATGAAGGGCTTGAAAAACGCGGCCGGTCGGTCGCTGGTCGAAAGGGGATTCCACGCGGTGGGCCATTCTCTCGGCGCGCTGACGCTGTTTCATTTGGTATCGGAAGAGGACCCCTGGGTTCGCCAACGGCTGTTGTCGGTGACGCTTCTGAACCCCGCCGTCCCCCACTTGGTCCGTTACGAGCGCATCCTGTTGGGAATCAAGGGCGCTCGGGCGATGGTGGGGTGGGCGGCCAGGGCGCTTCATTCGGCTTCCCGTTTCGTTTCCGGACCGCCCCGGGCGGATCGGGACGTCGATCGTCTAGCCTCCTCCCTGGACCAAGCCGCCCTTCCCTTTCTATCGGGGATGTGGGAAGTTTTGATGGGGCGGCCCCTCCTTCCCCGGTCCCAGTTCCGGGACCTCGCGCACATAGAAAACGAGGCCCTCGCCGTGGGCCGGTTTCTCCGGGACCGTTTTCCCGGGATCGAGGAAAAAGTGATCACGCGACTAAAAGGCCTTCCCCTCCTGTTGGTGTACAGCCCCCAGGATTTTCTTTCGGCGGGAATTGTCGGCCTCGCGGAATCGATCACGGGGGACAACCGTTCGATCGTCGTCCTCGTAAAAGCGGCAGGGAAGGTCAATCCTTTGACCATGCACAGCCTCCACGGGTCCGAGGAATACGCTTCGGACGTCAACCAAGCCATTCTCGACTTCACCCGGAAGGTGGAAACCCCCCCAGCGACCGCTCAGATCGGCCGCCGAACCTTGATTCAAATCGTCCGCAAACGGTTCGCGGGGGTATGGGTCTTGACCATGGGCGACCTCCAGGGGAATGAATTGGGGCAGGTCTTTCCTTATCTACACTCCCGAACGGTGGGTGATTCGATCTCCGCACTCGCCGGGTGGAAAAGGGGAACGTCGTCGGGCTTCTCGTTGTTTGAACAGGTGTTCGGCGATTACCTGAAGGCTCACGCGGCGGAGATTCCTGAAGTCCTTCTCTTCAGCGAAAGAATATTTGACTTTCGGGGCGGGGCCGGCGCGAATTTCATCGCGGTCCATGAGGACCTCGCTTCTTCCCCAACGTCCGACCCGCTGACCGCCGACCTGGCGGTTTTTCATGAGTTCGGCGAACATCTGGTCGCCGCGAAAAAAATGCAGTTCCGATACGATCCCCGCTCTCGCTCTTTGCGGGTCATTCTGGGTGCAAAGATCCATTCGCTCCAACTGATTAACGATCGGGCCGCGGTCTACGCCGCCCGGGCCCAAGCGGCCGGGGGAGAGGGGAAGGCCCACGACTTCCTGCGCGCGCTCCAAATCGAATGGTTCGGTACGATCGACGCGAACCTGACCCGGACGATCCGTGAGTCGATCCGTCAAAGCCGCCTCGCGGCGGTGGCCCCGGCGAACGTGTTAAAAAGGGACGCCGCCCTGGCAGAAGCCTGGGAGGCCCTCCCCTCTCCCTTCAGTTCCGGGTTTTTATCCGGGGTCCGGTTGATCTTAGATCGAGCGAGTGGCCCACCGCCGAGATCTATACAGCGGACGTCGATGTGA
- a CDS encoding YebC/PmpR family DNA-binding transcriptional regulator, with product MSGHSRWAGIKHKKGLLDAKKGKVFTRIVRELTIAARTGGGSPENNPRLRKAIEDAKAANMPGENVKKAILRGTGEIPGMTFDEVSYEGYGPAGAAVFFTGTTDNKNRTSSEIRKIFSSHGGNLGESGCVSWMFQTKGQIVVEKAAWKDEEKLMTIALEAGAEDITSDDPDAFQVLTAPADFDKVKAALETAGVPLSSAEVTRIPSTRTPLTGGSSRQMEGLLEELENHDDVKDVYTNADLQD from the coding sequence ATGTCCGGTCACAGTCGATGGGCAGGAATCAAGCATAAGAAGGGGTTACTAGACGCCAAGAAGGGGAAGGTGTTCACCCGCATCGTCCGCGAGTTGACGATTGCGGCCCGAACCGGCGGCGGAAGCCCTGAGAACAACCCACGGCTTCGGAAAGCCATCGAGGACGCCAAAGCGGCCAACATGCCGGGCGAGAACGTGAAGAAGGCGATCCTGCGCGGCACGGGCGAAATCCCCGGGATGACGTTTGATGAGGTGAGTTACGAGGGTTACGGCCCCGCCGGCGCCGCCGTTTTCTTCACCGGCACCACCGACAACAAGAACCGAACCAGTTCTGAAATTCGAAAGATCTTCTCCTCCCACGGCGGCAACCTGGGCGAGTCCGGTTGCGTGTCCTGGATGTTCCAAACCAAAGGGCAAATCGTCGTCGAAAAGGCCGCTTGGAAAGACGAAGAGAAACTGATGACCATCGCCCTGGAAGCCGGCGCCGAGGACATCACTTCCGACGACCCCGACGCTTTTCAGGTGTTGACCGCTCCCGCCGATTTCGACAAAGTCAAAGCCGCTCTCGAAACCGCAGGGGTTCCGCTCAGTTCCGCCGAGGTCACCCGGATCCCCTCCACGCGGACGCCGCTCACCGGCGGATCGTCCCGTCAAATGGAGGGGTTGCTGGAGGAATTGGAGAACCACGACGACGTTAAAGACGTCTATACCAACGCCGACCTGCAAGATTAA
- a CDS encoding SpoIID/LytB domain-containing protein — MENKEADLSFSPSFRKKGQGRSLPIPPPEKNSESRWRRRFLPTLLFAFALASSARADRPPLIRIGLRASAPSVVLGAGAYFLTGSVPRREVKYRQPQEILPAKTGFFVGKERWGNKITIEPADPEGVVTVNKRPFRGAIELDRRGAGIRVVNRLSVEDYVRGVLLMETSDQWPVEALKAQSVISRTYALRNRGRHGSSGYDFCPSPHCQTYAGASAERKTTDAAVKRTRGEVLVDRKKKLISAVYHSCCGGSTESAENVWEHGGQPYLKVVRCGWCRSSPRFHWMARVPYALVDQRLASAGYHIGAVRAIGILSHTPSGRVYQVRIFGERGTRDLLANTFRNIVNPALIRSTLWAGVSKLDGAWQIHGSGWGHGVGLCQWGMKTLADNSMTYGQILRIYYHRVEVVDWTE; from the coding sequence TTGGAAAACAAAGAAGCGGACCTTTCTTTTTCCCCCTCCTTCCGAAAGAAGGGCCAGGGGAGGTCTCTTCCCATTCCTCCGCCGGAAAAAAACAGTGAGTCGCGGTGGCGTCGGCGTTTTCTCCCAACGCTCCTATTCGCTTTTGCCCTCGCCTCTTCCGCACGCGCCGACCGTCCGCCCCTGATACGGATCGGTCTTCGCGCGAGCGCGCCCTCGGTCGTCCTCGGGGCGGGCGCCTACTTCCTGACCGGATCCGTTCCCCGCCGCGAGGTCAAATACCGTCAGCCCCAGGAAATCCTCCCCGCGAAAACCGGTTTCTTCGTCGGAAAAGAACGGTGGGGGAATAAAATCACCATCGAACCCGCCGACCCGGAGGGGGTCGTGACCGTTAACAAGCGGCCCTTTCGCGGCGCGATCGAATTGGATCGGCGCGGCGCCGGAATCCGCGTGGTGAACCGGCTTTCCGTGGAGGATTATGTTCGCGGTGTTCTCCTCATGGAAACCTCGGACCAGTGGCCCGTGGAGGCGTTGAAGGCCCAATCCGTCATCAGCCGGACCTACGCTCTACGGAACCGCGGCCGTCACGGGTCGTCCGGTTATGATTTCTGCCCGTCCCCCCACTGCCAAACCTACGCCGGCGCCTCCGCCGAACGGAAAACAACCGACGCCGCCGTCAAACGCACTCGCGGCGAGGTCTTGGTGGACAGGAAAAAAAAGCTCATCAGCGCGGTCTACCACTCTTGTTGCGGCGGATCGACGGAATCGGCGGAAAATGTGTGGGAACACGGAGGTCAGCCCTACTTGAAAGTGGTCCGGTGCGGGTGGTGCAGGTCGAGCCCCCGATTTCACTGGATGGCCCGGGTTCCTTACGCCCTTGTGGATCAACGGTTGGCCAGCGCCGGATACCACATCGGGGCGGTCCGTGCCATCGGGATCTTGAGCCACACGCCTTCCGGCCGTGTGTACCAAGTCCGGATTTTCGGCGAGCGGGGCACCCGGGACCTCCTGGCCAACACGTTCCGGAACATCGTGAATCCGGCCTTGATTCGAAGCACATTATGGGCCGGTGTTTCTAAATTGGATGGAGCGTGGCAGATCCATGGGAGCGGGTGGGGCCACGGCGTGGGCCTCTGCCAGTGGGGCATGAAGACTCTGGCCGACAACAGCATGACCTACGGGCAGATCCTTCGGATTTATTACCACCGGGTCGAGGTCGTCGATTGGACCGAATAG
- the queA gene encoding tRNA preQ1(34) S-adenosylmethionine ribosyltransferase-isomerase QueA has protein sequence MSAFEGRGARPAEFLGFPEIPADRIAQTPLAERDRARLMVLSRADGGLSHRTFSDLPDFFSTGDALVLNNVRVLPARLVGQKPTGGRVTVLLLARFPGEGPDRWTALVTPRPRPGAEILFPEGLSARVAGDRADGEWELVFSAALSPALERLGLMPLPPYIKRPSDGRWEDGDGYQTVFAVPGAAEGDGPLPQGAVAAPTAGLHFTPELLDALRGRGVRVAFVTLWVGWGTFRPISTEDYRRHRMLPEPYRVPAETAETLRTVRAEGKRIWAVGTTVVRTLESATGSDGAVRAGSGTAALYITPGYRFRSVDRLLTNFHMPHHTPLLLAAAFAGVDPLRRAYVEALAHGYRFFSYGDAMAVL, from the coding sequence ATGAGCGCTTTTGAAGGTCGTGGGGCGAGGCCGGCTGAATTTCTGGGATTTCCCGAAATTCCCGCGGACCGCATCGCCCAAACCCCGTTGGCGGAGCGGGACCGCGCGCGCCTGATGGTCTTGAGCCGGGCCGACGGGGGGCTGTCCCACCGGACGTTTTCGGACCTGCCCGATTTTTTTTCAACGGGGGACGCCTTGGTCTTAAACAACGTCCGGGTCCTCCCCGCCCGGCTGGTCGGCCAGAAACCCACCGGGGGGCGGGTGACCGTGTTGCTCCTGGCCCGGTTCCCCGGGGAGGGGCCGGATCGTTGGACCGCGCTCGTCACGCCCCGGCCCCGTCCGGGAGCGGAAATCCTTTTTCCCGAGGGCCTTTCGGCGCGGGTGGCCGGAGATCGGGCGGATGGGGAGTGGGAACTGGTTTTTTCCGCCGCCCTCTCCCCTGCGCTGGAACGCCTGGGGCTCATGCCCCTACCTCCCTACATCAAGCGTCCGTCCGATGGGCGGTGGGAGGATGGCGACGGCTACCAGACCGTTTTCGCGGTTCCCGGCGCGGCCGAGGGCGACGGTCCCCTTCCCCAGGGCGCCGTGGCGGCCCCCACCGCCGGTCTTCATTTCACGCCGGAACTCCTAGACGCGCTCCGGGGCCGGGGAGTCCGCGTCGCCTTTGTCACTCTCTGGGTCGGTTGGGGAACCTTCCGGCCGATATCAACGGAAGATTATCGCCGGCATCGCATGTTGCCGGAACCTTACCGGGTTCCAGCGGAAACGGCCGAAACTCTCCGAACCGTTCGCGCCGAGGGTAAACGGATCTGGGCCGTCGGCACGACGGTGGTGCGGACCCTGGAGTCCGCCACCGGGTCCGACGGCGCGGTCCGAGCCGGGTCCGGAACGGCGGCTCTTTACATCACGCCGGGCTACCGGTTCCGCTCCGTGGACCGCCTTCTCACCAACTTCCATATGCCCCACCACACCCCGCTCCTCCTGGCCGCCGCCTTCGCCGGCGTGGACCCCCTGCGCCGGGCCTACGTTGAAGCCCTCGCCCACGGCTACCGATTCTTTTCCTACGGCGACGCCATGGCCGTCCTGTAA
- the ruvC gene encoding crossover junction endodeoxyribonuclease RuvC yields the protein MRVLGVDPGLGTVGWAVLETEGREGYRVWGYGAIETPRGKPLADRVLFLARALRVIVERERPVLAAIEDLFISKSSRTAASVGHGRGAILLTLADLGLPIHEYNPRQVKMALTGYGAADKSQMQSMVQRLLRLKEIPKPDDAADALAIALCHLNSASFAAAVPA from the coding sequence ATGCGAGTTCTCGGCGTGGATCCCGGCCTCGGCACCGTGGGCTGGGCGGTGTTGGAAACGGAAGGCCGGGAGGGATACCGCGTGTGGGGCTACGGCGCCATCGAAACTCCCCGGGGGAAACCCCTGGCGGACCGGGTCTTGTTTCTGGCGCGCGCCCTGCGCGTCATTGTGGAGCGGGAGCGTCCGGTGTTGGCGGCCATCGAAGATCTCTTCATTTCCAAAAGCAGTCGCACGGCCGCTTCGGTGGGCCACGGGCGCGGCGCCATTTTGTTGACGCTGGCGGACCTGGGGCTTCCGATCCACGAATACAACCCGCGCCAGGTCAAGATGGCCCTCACCGGCTACGGCGCCGCCGATAAATCCCAAATGCAGAGCATGGTCCAACGGCTCCTCCGACTGAAAGAAATCCCGAAACCCGACGACGCCGCGGACGCCCTGGCGATCGCCCTCTGCCACCTGAATTCCGCCTCTTTCGCGGCGGCGGTTCCCGCGTGA